The sequence below is a genomic window from Candidatus Omnitrophota bacterium.
GCGTTGCTGCAGCGCTTCGGAACGCTCGCGGTCCTAGCACAAGCCTCAACCGATGAGGTGGCCAGCATAGGTCGCTTGCCAAAAACGCTGGCAGCCGTTATCCTAAAGACGCTCAGATGACGACGACGGCATGGTCTCACCCTCCGCGGGGCATTGCTGGGGCCGCGTGGCGTCGCCTGACGGCGTTTCAGCAGGCGGTCTATCAGGCGACGGCGCGCATTCCTCGAGGCCAGACGCGATCCTACCGCTGGGTCGCCCAGCGCATCGGGCATCCGACGGCGGCGCGGGCGGTCGGCAATGCCCTGCATGCCAATCCCTTCGCTCCGCGCATTCCGTGCCATCGCGTGATCCGCTCCGACGGCGCGCTTGGCGGGTTTGCCCGCGGGGCGGCGGCGAAATACCAGGCGCTTCGGCGCGAGCAGCGCGCCGCGCCATGTTTGATCCCGCAGCGCGTCGTCGGGTATACTTAGAACTGCCCGTGATCGAGCCAACATGACCACCGAGTCCTCGTCGCCACAAACGGAGCACGCTACCCGGGGCGGCATCCGCCTCGTTCCCCTGCGGGAGGAAAGCCTCTCCAAGCGCCTCACCATCGCCTTTGGGTTTATGACGTTTATCCCCTTTCTGATCGTGGTCTGGGCCATGGTCTCGCAGCATGACCTTCGGCTGGCCCTCTATTTCATGGCGGCCTCGGCGTTCATCGGCTACTTCCTGGTGGCTCGGCGGACTGTGCAGTCGGTCGCACGCTTAGCTCAACAGGCCAGGGCGGTCGTCAGCGGCAAGAGCGCTGGGCGCATTGACGTGCATGAGGGCAGC
It includes:
- a CDS encoding MGMT family protein, giving the protein MTTTAWSHPPRGIAGAAWRRLTAFQQAVYQATARIPRGQTRSYRWVAQRIGHPTAARAVGNALHANPFAPRIPCHRVIRSDGALGGFARGAAAKYQALRREQRAAPCLIPQRVVGYT